The Coffea eugenioides isolate CCC68of chromosome 8, Ceug_1.0, whole genome shotgun sequence genome has a segment encoding these proteins:
- the LOC113780256 gene encoding F-box/kelch-repeat protein At3g23880-like yields MDQYILENILSRLPPKDLYTCQRVCKYWYSIISNIISSPFSIFITSPTAVLNYNACLSNEDVEKAWKKVPKPGGMHTKYIRLIGSYNGLICLRYEDYNMALWNPCTGLFKTVKNNFQCIDYPFCGFGPNSSTAAGGYVIVLGCKYFVRFGVMNDKLGQYVWKSIQHNKDYVYRESIGVLVNGNLHWPACWGIRKKVILYNLDEGKLEEFKGPDKQETTNFRIGNFKGNLCATFKDGRMFEIWVMKDYRVEESWMWLYNIEGFVLHDALVPLGFLKNGDIIIEVDRRFIARYSFAYKTAKVLRFLRGTKSSAVSFVETLAKPNI; encoded by the coding sequence ATGGATCAGTATATATTGGAGAATATATTGTCAAGGCTTCCACCCAAGGACCTCTACACATGCCAGCGCGTCTGCAAATATTGGTATTCAATAATCTCCAACATAATCTCAAGTCCATTCTCAATCTTCATAACCTCTCCAACTGCAGTTTTAAATTACAATGCATGTTTGAGCAACGAAGACGTCGAAAAAGCATGGAAGAAGGTTCCTAAACCTGGTGGAATGCACACTAAATATATTCGGCTAATTGGTTCGTACAATGGCCTAATATGCCTTCGATATGAAGATTACAACATGGCATTGTGGAATCCATGCACGGGATTGTTTAAAACGGTAAAGAATAATTTCCAATGTATTGATTATCCATTTTGCGGGTTTGGCCCCAATTCGTCCACTGCTGCAGGTGGTTATGTAATTGTATTAGGATGTAAATATTTTGTCAGATTTGGTGTTATGAATGACAAACTTGGGCAATATGTCTGGAAAAGTATTCAGCATAATAAAGATTATGTGTATCGTGAAAGTATTGGGGTTCTTGTGAATGGAAATCTTCATTGGCCAGCATGTTGGGGTATCAGGAAAAAGGtgattttgtacaatttggatgaAGGAAAGCTGGAGGAGTTCAAGGGACCTGATAAGCAGGAAACAACAAACTTCAGAATTGGAAATTTTAAGGGAAACCTTTGTGCAACTTTTAAGGATGGTAGAATGTTTGAGATTTGGGTAATGAAAGATTATCGTGTCGAGGAATCTTGGATGTGGTTGTATAATATTGAAGGATTTGTGCTTCATGATGCTTTGGTGCCACTAGGGTTCTTGAAAAATGGTGATATCATTATTGAGGTAGACAGGCGTTTTATAGCACGGTATAGTTTTGCTTATAAAACTGCAAAAGTTCTGAGGTTTCTTAGGGGTACTAAATCTTCTGCAGTTTCATTTGTGGAGACCCTGGCTAAAccaaatatttga